The following are encoded in a window of Vigna unguiculata cultivar IT97K-499-35 chromosome 8, ASM411807v1, whole genome shotgun sequence genomic DNA:
- the LOC114194874 gene encoding uncharacterized protein LOC114194874, whose translation MVHLIVHLVEDAKIGAPVQYRWMYPIKRYLGKLKSYVRNKAQQEGSIAEGCLAKESLTFCSRYLDGIETIFNRIRRVDDELDTMASSVSEFLMMKKIYMKKTNDKVSAPTQNRSGQPSSIMCPPAPHPSCPTRHMNSHPIENNNEQPPPPPHMNSMLSTSKSKCLKKRLFSTTKTNSAHEFEFEFNNQPRNEFVHDSTSESTPRLHSDSEGAENVDIEMQSNQSKHVSRKRSRLVDVIDDEGTQVRKQLTLNDVWFLSPNERILVKWNSDNQLIDDSGPLLNRFLSRVARNVNAFPINYQSWRKIPNDYKEDILKKIIQAKFLVESNAHVTYILKSLNIKWSEYRQQLWQQRDDGTRNTDEIITMCPEGMNRDQWASFVDYRLNSRTKEQELSRKVSRGEVWIATHKHANEQFVNDGAREIGEKIKAYETNTSSLSQDISIEDSLAHVLGSKEHCGRVRGMGLGPCPSRVFGYTTNFHFGTSLSCPSYSELQNQVIEHSFSCVAI comes from the exons ATGGTTCATTTGATTGTGCATTTGGTGGAAGATGCGAAGATTGGAGCACCTGTCCAATATAGGTGGATGTATCCCATTAAGAGATATTTGGGAAAATTGAAGTCTTATGTGCGTAACAAGGCTCAACAAGAAGGCTCAATAGCTGAAGGCTGTCTAGCTAAAGAGTCCTTAACCTTTTGTTCTAGATATTTAGATGGAATTGAGACTATATTTAATCGAATAAGGCGTGTTGATGACGAACTCGACACCATGGCATCTAGTGTAAGTG AATTCCTAATGATGAAGAAAATATACATGAAGAAGACTAATGACAAAGTTTCAGCCCCTACCCAAAATAGAAGTGGCCAACCATCGTCTATAATGTGTCCACCTGCGCCTCATCCATCTTGCCCAA CACGTCACATGAATTCCCATCCtatagagaataataatgagCAACCTCCACCCCCACCTCACATGAATTCAATGCTTTCAACATCTAAATCTA AATGTTTGAAGAAGAGGTTGTTCTCCACTACCAAGACCAATTCCGCgcatgaatttgaatttgaatttaataatcaaCCTAGAAATGAGTTTGTGCATGATTCTACATCTGAATCAACACCAAGGTTACACTCTGATAGTGAAGGGGCAGAAAATGTGGATATTGAGATGCAAAGTAATCAATCAAAGCATGTATCACGTAAAAGGTCACGGCTTGTTGATGTCATTG ATGATGAAGGCACACAAGTTAGAAAACAATTAACATTGAATGATGTTTGGTTTTTATCTCCCAATGAAAGGATTCTTGTGAAATGGAATAGTGACAACCAACTAATTGATGATAGTGGACCATTGTTGAATAGGTTTTTAAGTCGTGTTGCAAGAAATGTTAATGCCTTTCCAATCAACTATCAAAGTTGGAGGAAGATTCCCAATGATTACAAAGAAGATATACTTAAGAAAATCATTCAA GCTAAGTTTCTAGTGGAATCTAATGCTCATGTGACATATATCTTGAAATCACTTAACATAAAATGGAGTGAGTATAGACAACAACTATGGCAACAAAGAGATGATGGAACACGTAATACAGATGAAATCATTACAATGTGTCCAGAAGGAATGAATAGAGACCAATGGGCTTCTTTTGTTGACTACCGTTTAAATTCAAGGACAAAG GAGCAAGAGCTTAGTCGCAAAGTTAGTAGGGGAGAAGTTTGGATAGCAACACACAAACATGCTAATGAGCAATTTGTGAATGATGGAGCAAGAGAGATTGGA GAAAAAATTAAAGCATATGAGACAAATACATCTTCCCTTTCACAAGATATATCAATTGAAGATTCACTAGCTCATGTTTTGGGAAGTAAAGAACATTGTGGTCGTGTCCGAGGAATGGGATTGGGACCTTGCCCTTCTCGTGTGTTTGGATATACTACGAATTTTCATTTTGGGACATCCTTATCTTGTCCTTCTTATTCAGAATTGCAAAATCAAGTTATTGAACATTCATTTTCATGTGTAGCAATATGA
- the LOC114194875 gene encoding uncharacterized protein LOC114194875 codes for MDLDKSWIDLPRNTQQYMDGLNKFLDFAFANKSVEGKIICPCPKCNLNKWQNRGATYEHLILHPFPKGYTFWLLHGETNYVQHTISTPPIFQSNEDRGFANDPICGMVNDAFGNFVNTQNMDNHKNMRPESSQMMPDEIAQYMKFMHDGQQSLYEGCDKYSKLSFLLKLYHIKCLCRITDKAMSMILELLADAFDYAKIPSSFYEPKKIINKFGLHYTKIDACPNDCMLYYGEDKVREFCTKCNESRWKKTKKSNNIVGATKKQKKVLDKVLRYFPLKPRLQRMFMSSKIVEHMQWHASRSTHEGILRHPSDFEAWKNFDLMNPQFASDPRNVRLGLATDVFNPFGDLSTCHSTWPIVLIPYNLPHWMCMKQSSFILSMIIPGKKAPGKDIDVYLRSLIEELKELWNIGVETFDSHKKEVFHMHAAILWTISDFPGLGTLSGWNTHTGLACPRCNFDTTPKKIQGKFCFMNHRRWLNAGHKFRLCRSR; via the coding sequence ATGGATTTGGATAAGTCTTGGATTGATTTGCCTCGAAATACACAACAATACATGGATGGATTGAATAAATTTCTGGACTTTGCATTTGCTAATAAGAGCGTTGAGGGTAAGATAATTTGTCCATGTCCGAAATGCAATCTTAACAAATGGCAAAATCGAGGAGCAACATATGAACACTTAATTCTTCATCCTTTTCCAAAAGGGTATACATTTTGGCTTCTACATGGTGAGACAAATTATGTACAACATACAATTTCAACACCTCCAATTTTCCAATCGAATGAGGATAGAGGATTTGCTAATGATCCCATATGTGGCATGGTTAATGATGCATTCGGGAATTTTGTAAACACTCAAAATATGGACAATCATAAGAATATGCGACCTGAATCAAGCCAAATGATGCCTGATGAAATTGCTCAGTATATGAAGTTTATGCATGATGGACAACAAAGTTTGTATGAAGGATGTGACAAATAttctaaactttctttcttgCTCAAATTGTACCACATCAAATGTCTATGCAGAATAACTGACAAGGCAATGTCAATGATATTGGAGTTGTTAGCAGATGCCTTTGATTATGCTAAAATTCCATCTTCATTCTATGAACCtaagaaaatcattaataaGTTTGGCCTTCATTACACCAAAATTGATGCTTGCCCAAATGATTGCATGTTATACTATGGAGAAGATAAAGTTAGGGAATTTTGTACGAAATGCAATGAATCTAGatggaagaaaacaaagaagagcAATAATATTGTTGGTGCtactaaaaaacaaaagaaagttcTAGATAAAGTTTTAAGGTATTTTCCATTGAAGCCACGCTTACAACGAATGTTTATGTCTTCTAAAATAGTTGAGCATATGCAATGGCATGCATCAAGAAGTACACATGAAGGCATATTAAGGCATCCAAGTGATTTTGAAGCATGGAAAAACTTTGATCTAATGAATCCTCAATTTGCTTCAGACCCTCGAAATGTCAGACTTGGTTTGGCTACTGATGTGTTCAATCCATTTGGTGATTTGAGTACATGTCATAGTACTTGGCCTATTGTACTTATACCTTACAATCTTCCTCATTGGATGTGTATGAAGCAAAGTTCATTCATTCTTTCCATGATCATTCCTGGTAAAAAAGCACCAGGAAAGGATATTGATGTATATTTAAGGTCATTAatagaagaattaaaagagTTATGGAACATTGGGGTTGAAACTTTTGATTCACATAAGAAAGAAGTGTTTCATATGCATGCAGCTATATTATGGACTATCAGTGATTTTCCTGGTCTTGGAACCTTATCTGGGTGGAACACACATACTGGGTTGGCTTGCCCTAGATGCAATTTTGACACAACTCCTAAGAAGATTCAgggtaaattttgtttcatgaaTCATCGACGTTGGTTAAATGCAGGGCACAAATTTAGATTATGCCGTAGTCGTTAA